Below is a window of Rhizobium jaguaris DNA.
TGTTCGGCGGTTCCATGGCCACCATCGCAAGAAGCTGGAACAGATGGTTCGGCACCATATCGCGCAAAGCACCCGTCGCGTCGTAGAACTTGCCGCGCGTACCGACGTCCACAAATTCCGCCGCTGTGATCTGCACATGGTCGACATAGTTGTTGTTCCAAAGGGCTTCGATCATCATGTTGGCAAAGCGCGTCGTCATGATGTTCTGCACCGTTTCCTTGCCGAGGAAATGGTCGATGCGATAGACTTGGCTCTCCTCCGCGCTGTGCAGAAGCGTCGCGTTCAACATCTGCGCGGAAGCGAGGTCATGACCGAACGGCTTCTCGATGGCGATGCGCCGGAAGACGCCGGCGGTTTCGTCAAGAAGCCCATGCTCGGCAAGGCGGCTGGTAATGTCGCCGAAAAAGCGCGGCTGCACGGCAAAATAGAAAGCGGCATTGGCGCTCGGCGCTTGCTGCAGCCGCCTGCTGATTTCCTGATAGATCGCGCCCTGGGTGAAGTCGCCGGAGATATACGAGATGCGCGTCTTCAACCTCTGCCAAGCGTCGCTCTGCTGCGCTTGCTCCATTCCGTTCGCGGCGAGGAAGGTGTCAAGACGCTCGACCAGGAACTCGTCGCCGCCGGGTTCGATGCTGACACCGAGCACATGCAGATCGTCGCCCAACATGCCGGCCTTGGTCATGTTGATCAGCGTCGGCATCAGCAGCCGGCGCGTCAGGTCGCCGGTTGCACCGAAGATGACGAGCGTCAGCGGCGGAGCGGGGGAACGGTGAAGCCGGTCATGAATGCACCTCCGTCTGGAATAGGGAGATCAGGTTTCTGGACGACATGCATCTTCTCCTTCAGCCGGTTGCGTTCGTGCTTGGGCGAGGATGTTCTAACCCAAGATCGAGAAAACCGGAATCGCTTTTCTAAAGAGGCTGCGCTCCGAGGCTCGGTCCCATTGGCGGGCGTCACCGCGGCGTAATTGCCAATGGAAGCCTACTTCTTCACAGCGATCATGAACAGCCGCGGAAACCGCAACAAGACTTTGCCGTCCACCAGTGGCGGATAGGCCTTTTCGATGCGTGCGAGATAGTCGGCCGTGAAGGCGTCACGGTGTTCCGCGCCAGCATGATCGAGATAGGGACGCAGGCCCGTGCCCTTGACCCATTCGACGATGGCCGCGGCATTTTCCAGCGGGTGATTGTAGTTGGTGTGCCAGAGTTCGACGCGCGCGGATTTTCCGATCAGCCGGTTGTAATAGACCGATGGCGAGGGCAGGGGATTGCGGCGTACGCTCTTCTTCGCGAAAGCCTCACTCCAGGGGCCGTTTTTCGCGGTTTCCTCCATCATCAAGTGGCTGAGCTCGGTCAGATTGTCCGGCATCTGGATGGCGAGCACGCCGCCTGGCTTGAGGCCGTCCATCAGCCGCTCGAAAATGTCGAGATGATCAGGCAACCATTGGAAGACGGCGTTGGCGAAAAGCAGGTCAACAGGTTCTTCCGGTTGCCAGGTGGCAAGATCGGCCTTGACGAATTCTGTGCCGGGCATGCGCTTGCTGGCGGCCTCCAGCATGTTCTCATCGCTATCGAGGCCGAAGACGCCGGACGCCCCGTAGCGCTCCACAATCAGTTCGGTCGAATTGCCGGGCCCGCAGCCGAGATCGACGGCACGGTCGATGCGCTCCAGCGGCACTTGCGCCAGAAGATCGCGCGCCGGGCGCGTGCGTTCATCTTCGAATTTCACATATTGGCCGGCAGACCACGCCATGATCCTATCCTCTTCATCAGATTGCATATTCCATCCGGTGGAGCCGGACCTTGTCGATTTTGAGCATTTCGAGGGCGAGACCGCCAGAGGTGAAGTTCTCGCTCCCGTGCGGCAAATGGCCCGGCCGAAGGCGGACGAGCGAGCGCGCCCGCGATGCGGATCGTCGATCCACGACGCGGGCGAAAACGTCAGCGGTAGAACAGATACTTGATAAGTGCCGCGATCGCCAGGACGACGAGGATGATTCCGAGGAGGCCCGCAAGGCCCATGCCCCACATCATGCCGCCGCCCATCATATCGTTCATCATCGCATCCTCCTTTCATTCGGCGGCTTCAAGGCTGCGCTCGTCTATCTCGACAGACCGGCTTTCCGAGGACGACGTCGGCAGTGCCCATCCCTTCACAAGCCCGTAGACCGCCGGGATGACGATCAGCGTCAGCAATGTCGACGATACCATGCCGCCGATCATCGGCACCGCGATGCGCTGCATGATCTCCGATCCCGTACCTGTCCTCCAGAGGATCGGCACGAGACCGGCCATGATGGCGACGACCGTCATCATCTTCGGCCGGACGCGCTCAACTGCGCCGACCATGATGGCCCGGTTGAGATCCAGCTTCGAGAAGGAACGGCCTTCCTTTTTGCATGCCTCGCACTGCTCCTTCATTGCGTGGTCGAGGTAGATCAGCATGATCACCCCGGTTTCCGCCGCGACACCGGCGAGGGCGATGAAGCCGACGGCCACCGCCACGGAGGCGTTGAAGCCCATCCACCACATCAGCCAGATACCGCCGACGAGGGCAAAGGGAAGCGACAGCATGACGATCATCGTCTCGGTCAGCGCCTTGAAGTTCAGGTAGAGCAGCAGGAAGATCAGCGCCAGCGTCAGGGGGACGACGATGGCGAGCCGTGCCTCGGCGCGTTGGAGATATTCGAACTGGCCACTCCAGACGACTGAGTAGCCGGGCGGCAGCTTCACGCTTTTCGCAACCGCCTGCTGGGCCTCGGCGACATAGCCGCCGAGATCGCGGTTGGCTATGTCGACATAAACATAGACGGCGAGCTGGCCGTTCTCAGTACGGATCGTCGTCGCGCCACGGGTCAGCTTGACGTCGGCCACCTCGCCGAGCGGAACAGTTCCGCCGCCGGGTAACGATATCTGTACGTCTCGGGCGATCGCCTGCGGATCGCTGCGGAAGGCTCTTGGATAGCGAACCGCCACGCCGTAGCGCTCGCGGCCCTCGACGGTCGACGTCACGACTTCGGAACCGAGCGCCATGCCGATGACGTCCTGCACATCGTTCATGGTCAGTCCGTAGCGTCCGAGCGCGGTCCGGTCTGGGACAATGTCGAGATAGTAGCCGCCGATCACCCGTTCCGCGTAGGCGCTCGACGTTCCGGGTATGGTCTTCAGTACTGATTCGATCTGCCGGCTGATGTTCTCCATTTCGCCGAGATCGGTGCCGTAGACCTTGACGCCGACAGGCGTCCTGATCCCGGTGGACAACATGTCGATGCGGCCGCGGATTGGCATGGTCCAGGCGTTCGACACGCCGGGGAACTGCAGCGCCGCATCCATCTCCTGTTTCAGGCTGTCGACAGTGACGCCCGGCCGCCATTCGGACTTCGGCTTCAGGGTGATGATCGTCTCGAACATTTCGGTCGGAGCCGGGTCGGTGGCCGTCAGCGCCCGTCCCGCCTTGCCGAACACGCTTTCGACCTCGGGGAAGGACTTGATGATACGGTCCTGCGTCTGCATCAGATCGGCCGCCTTGGTGACGGATATGCCGGGCAGTGTGGTCGGCATGTACATCAGCGTGCCCTCGTCGAGATTGGGCATGAATTCGCTGCCGATATGCTGCGCCGGCCAGACGGTTGCCGCGAGAATGGCCAGCGCCGCCACAATGGTCAGCGACTTCACCTTCAGCACCCCGGAGATGATTGGCCGATAGAGCCATATGAGGATGCGGTTCACCGGGTTCTTCTGTTCGGGCACGATATGTCCGCGGACGAACAGGACCATCAGTGCGGGGACCAGCGTCACCGAGAGGAGCGCGGCGGCGGCCATCGAGAACGTCTTCGTGAAGGCGAGCGGGCCGAACAGCCGTCCCTCCTGCGATTCCAGCGTGAAGATCGGCAGGAACGACACGGTGATGATCAGCAGGCTGAAGAACAGCGCCGGACCGACCTCGCTCGCCGCCTCTACGAGGATTTCCACCCGCGGCTTGTCCGGCGGAGCGCGTTCGAGATGCTTGTGGGCATTCTCGATCATAACGATCGCCGCGTCGATCATCGCGCCGATGGCGATGGCGATGCCGCCGAGGCTCATGATGTTCGCGCCGAGGCCGAGCAGCCGCATGGCGATGAACGCGATCAGGATGCCGACCGGCAACATGACGATAGCGACGAGAGCGCTGCGCACGTGCAGGAGGAAGGCGATCGTCACCAACGCAACCACGATGGATTCTTCGACCAGCGTTCCCTTCAGGGTCTCTATCGCAGCTTCGATCAGGGTCGAGCGGTCATAAACGGGCACGATCTGCGTGCCAGCCGGCAGGCTGCCCTTGATCGATTCCATGCTCTGCTTGGCGTTGTCGATCACCGTGAGCGCGTTTGCTCCGAAGCGCTGCAGCACAATACCACCGGCTACTTCGCCTTCGCCATTGAGCTCGGTAATGCCGCGCCTTTCGTCCGGGACGAGTTCCACCTTGGCGACGTCGCCGAGGCGCAGCGGCACGCCGTTCTGGCTCTTCAGCACGATGTTCTCGATGTCGGGGATACCTTTCAGGTAGCCGCGGCCGCGCACCATGAATTCGAATTCGGAGAGCTCGAGGGTGCGGCCGCCGACGTCGGTGTTGCTGGCGCGCACCGCATTGGCGACATCAGAGAGCGAGACGCCCTGCGCCTTTAGCCGGGCGGGATCGACGACGATGGAGTACTGCTTGACGAAGCCGCCGACGCTCGCGACCTCGGCGACGCCCTCCGATTTGGAGACGCCGAAGCGCACCACCCAGTCCTGCAGCGAACGCAGTTCGGCAAGCGACAACTCCTTGGCGACGAGCGCGTATTCGTAGACCCAGCCGACGCCCGTCGCGTCGGGCCCTAGCGTCGGTGTGACGCCCTGCGGCAGGCGGCTCGACGCTGCATTCAGGTATTCGAGGACACGGCTGCGCGCCCAGTAGGGATCGGTGCCGTCGTCAAAGATGACGTAGACGAAGGAGACGCCGAAGAAGGAGAAGCCACGCACGACCTTCGACTTTGGCACCGTCAGCATCGACGTCGTCAGTGGATAGGTGACCTGATCCTCGACCACCTGCGGGGCCTGGCCGGGATATTC
It encodes the following:
- a CDS encoding efflux RND transporter permease subunit; this encodes MISRIISWSAHNLVLIFLGAALAVAGGVYALRSLPLDAIPDLSDVQVIVYTEYPGQAPQVVEDQVTYPLTTSMLTVPKSKVVRGFSFFGVSFVYVIFDDGTDPYWARSRVLEYLNAASSRLPQGVTPTLGPDATGVGWVYEYALVAKELSLAELRSLQDWVVRFGVSKSEGVAEVASVGGFVKQYSIVVDPARLKAQGVSLSDVANAVRASNTDVGGRTLELSEFEFMVRGRGYLKGIPDIENIVLKSQNGVPLRLGDVAKVELVPDERRGITELNGEGEVAGGIVLQRFGANALTVIDNAKQSMESIKGSLPAGTQIVPVYDRSTLIEAAIETLKGTLVEESIVVALVTIAFLLHVRSALVAIVMLPVGILIAFIAMRLLGLGANIMSLGGIAIAIGAMIDAAIVMIENAHKHLERAPPDKPRVEILVEAASEVGPALFFSLLIITVSFLPIFTLESQEGRLFGPLAFTKTFSMAAAALLSVTLVPALMVLFVRGHIVPEQKNPVNRILIWLYRPIISGVLKVKSLTIVAALAILAATVWPAQHIGSEFMPNLDEGTLMYMPTTLPGISVTKAADLMQTQDRIIKSFPEVESVFGKAGRALTATDPAPTEMFETIITLKPKSEWRPGVTVDSLKQEMDAALQFPGVSNAWTMPIRGRIDMLSTGIRTPVGVKVYGTDLGEMENISRQIESVLKTIPGTSSAYAERVIGGYYLDIVPDRTALGRYGLTMNDVQDVIGMALGSEVVTSTVEGRERYGVAVRYPRAFRSDPQAIARDVQISLPGGGTVPLGEVADVKLTRGATTIRTENGQLAVYVYVDIANRDLGGYVAEAQQAVAKSVKLPPGYSVVWSGQFEYLQRAEARLAIVVPLTLALIFLLLYLNFKALTETMIVMLSLPFALVGGIWLMWWMGFNASVAVAVGFIALAGVAAETGVIMLIYLDHAMKEQCEACKKEGRSFSKLDLNRAIMVGAVERVRPKMMTVVAIMAGLVPILWRTGTGSEIMQRIAVPMIGGMVSSTLLTLIVIPAVYGLVKGWALPTSSSESRSVEIDERSLEAAE
- the tam gene encoding trans-aconitate 2-methyltransferase; amino-acid sequence: MAWSAGQYVKFEDERTRPARDLLAQVPLERIDRAVDLGCGPGNSTELIVERYGASGVFGLDSDENMLEAASKRMPGTEFVKADLATWQPEEPVDLLFANAVFQWLPDHLDIFERLMDGLKPGGVLAIQMPDNLTELSHLMMEETAKNGPWSEAFAKKSVRRNPLPSPSVYYNRLIGKSARVELWHTNYNHPLENAAAIVEWVKGTGLRPYLDHAGAEHRDAFTADYLARIEKAYPPLVDGKVLLRFPRLFMIAVKK